DNA sequence from the Gammaproteobacteria bacterium genome:
AAAAAGCGCGCGGTATTACCATCGCAACAGCGCACGTAGAATACCAGTCAGAAGGCCGTCACTACGCTCACGTAGATTGCCCAGGCCATGCCGACTACGTCAAGAACATGATTACCGGTGCTGCGCAGATGGATGGTGCGATATTAGTCGTATCCGCCGCCGATGGTCCGATGCCGCAGACCCGC
Encoded proteins:
- a CDS encoding GTP-binding protein, whose protein sequence is MSKEKFDRTKPHINVGTIGHVDHGKTTLTAALTKVLSDKFGGSALAYDQIDKAPEEKARGITIATAHVEYQSEGRHYAHVDCPGHADYVKNMITGAAQMDGAILVVSAADGPMPQTR